Below is a genomic region from Spirosoma radiotolerans.
TTAAAAACGTCCAGATATTCGACTGTGCCGAACGTGTTGATGAGCATGAATATGCCCAACAGGAAGCCTAAATCGCCAATGCGGTTCATGACGAAAGCTTTGCGGGCCGCATTGTTGTAGCTGATGTTCTTGTTCCAGAAGCCGATGAGCAGGTACGAGCAAAGCCCTACCCCTTCCCAGCCAATGAACATGATGACGTAGTTTGACCCCATCACCAGCAACAGCATAAAGAAAATGAAGAGATTCAGGAAGGCCATGAACTTGCCAAACCCTTCATCGTGACTCATGTAGCCAATGCTATACAGATGAATTAGCGATCCAACGCCCGTTACCACGAGGAGCATCAGCAACGAGAGTTGATCGATCTGGAACGAGAAGTTGATGTGTAAATCACCGACGCTGATCCAGTCGAAGAGCGTAGCGACCAGTGGCTGAGAATCGCCAGAAAATGAACTGAACAGATAGATGGACAGCAGGAAGGAGGCAAGTACAGCCGCTGTGGCCAGCACGCCGGCTAACCCTTTGGGTACCCGACGGAAGCCGAGACCATTGATCAGAAAGCCAAGTAACGGAAAGAGCGGAATTAACGCACTGAGTAATTCTATTTTCATGAGGTCTGTTTATGGTTTTCTGTTTACAGTTTACGGTTCAGCAATGACAAGTTCGCTGGGCAGCAAGACCGCTTCGCGTAACTGTAAACAGAAACCGTAACCCATAAATCTGTTTTTACCATTTCAGTTTATTGAGCAATCCCACGTCGATCGAGCGGGTATTTCGGTAAATCATAACAATAATAGCGAGCCCCACCGATACCTCGGCGGCCGCAACGGCCATGATAAAAAAGACGAATACCTGCCCCGAAGAATCGGAGCGATACGACGAAAACGCAATGAGTAATAAATTGACGGCATTGAGCATTAACTCAATGGACATGAAGATAATGATGGCATTGCGCCGGGTCAGTACCCCTATAATGCCGATAACGAAGAGCGCGGTACTGAGAATCAGGTAGTACGTGAGCGGTATTTGTTGAATGACTTCCGGAATGAGGACGTCCTGCGTGGGTTGCATGGCTTGCCGGTTAATACAAAGTTCCGCAAAGGTAAAGATTATTCGGAATTGGTGTAATGGTGTTTTCCGTCTCTACGCGGGCTTATTGTAAAACTAAGGCAAAAACGGCGTCTTTTGTGACGTTTCTTGTCATCCTGTCTAAAAAATTCACATTAACGCTTGGCGTTGCTGAACATCCGTAACCGAATTTCGGTCAGACGTCGTTTGGTATCGAGCGGGAAATCCCCTTTTAGAATCCAGTCGTAAAACGAAGGCTCCTTTTTTAACACCTCAAGCACCGGAGCCCCTTTGTGTTTGCCGAAGTTAAAGACTTCTTCACCTTTTTCGTTGATAATCATACGGCCTGCCAGGTCAATATTTTTATTGGCCGTCAGGCTATGGAGCATGTCGATGTCATTTTCGAACACCACATCCTGACCACTATCTGATTTCGCCACCATGCCCATATACCGTTGTACCTGGGCATCGAGGACTTCGAGCGTAGCAATGGTGTCGGCCTCCGCCCCGTGAGCACCAACCAACTCTTTGTTGCAATAAAACCGATAGGCTGCCGACAAATTACGTGGCTCCATCAGGTGAAAAATACGCTGAGAATCCACCATCCGGCGATTTTTCATATCGAAATCAACATTAGCCCGCAAAAATTCCTCAACCAGTAAGGGTACGTCGAACCGATTGCAGTTGAAGCCTGCCAGGTCACAACCATCCAGAAACTGAGCCAATGTTCGGGCTACGGCCTTAAATGGGGGCGCATCCTGAACATCGTCGTCATAGATACCATGAATTAGACTCGACTCCAGTGGGATTGGCATACCCGGATGAACCCGCTGGTTCTTAACGATTACCTCACCCCCCGGCAACGCTTTAATGATGCAAATATCAATAATGCGATCTTTTGCAATGTTGATGCCAGTTGTTTCGAGGTCGAAAAAGGCCAGCGGCTTTCTGAGTACAAGTTGATGCGTCATAACCAAACCGGTTTTCCAGGGTTTGACCACAAAGGTAAACAGGTTTGGCTTTTAAGCAGGTATGGAATCATGGCTAAAAAGCCACGATTTTTACATCATTCTCCGTTCCTCGATCCAACTAATGCCTTGCTGGGTCTGCTTTCATCTTACATAAACGGGTTCTTATGTGGTACTTCCAAGACGAAAATAGTTGAGTAACCCATAAAAAAGCCGACGCAACATCTGCATCGGCTCAAAATCATCTGCATCGTTTAAATCCTAAAAATCCAGGGCCTATTTCGAGGTGGCCATCACCATCTTAATATTGAGTTTCGCCCCCGTTTGCAATACATCGACCAAGTCCTGGACGGTTAGCGTTTTGTCGAAACGCACCACAACGGTTGGTTCGGCAATACCGACCATCATTGTTTTAAGCTCGTTCTCCAGGTTCGCCGGGTCGACTGGCTTTTTGTCAATATAATATTTTTTGTCGGCGTCAACAGATAGGGTTACCTGCTTTTTGCTCAGTTGCTGCGTTGATGCGGCCTTGGGCAATAGCAGTTTAATGACGTTTGGGTTGGCCACCGTCGATATTATTAGGAAGAACAACAACAGGAAAAACATGATGTCGTTCAACGAAGAAGTGGCTACTTCGGCGGCAAATTTATTTTTACGTCGGAGTTTCATAAGAGAGTTGACGTTTGTGGTTTGTAGTCGATAACAACAAACTACGAACCATAAACTGACCTACCGCATCCGGGCAGGTTCGTTCGTTGGTTTCTGAAGGACTTCGATAAACTCGAACGCATTCACTTCCAGCGCGAGGGTAAACCGCTCAATCATCATATTGAGCAGGTGATAGCCTGTATAGGCAATAACACCGACAATAAGGCCGGAACCCGAGGTGATCATTTTCTCGTATAATCCCCCGGCAATGATACCGACGCTAATGTTATCGGAGAGTGATATATCGTAGAAAATACGAATGATCCCGGAGATGGTCCCGATAAAACCCAACATAGGCGCAATACCGGCAATAACGCCCAGATAGCCCATGTTGCGCTCCAAACGCGAGAGTTCGATCTGACCAACGGTTTCGATGGTGCTTTCAATTTCGCGAATGGGTGACCCAATACGGCCAATGGCCTTTTCGAACACACGTCCCATAGCCGTTCGCTGGTTTTTGGCAAACGATTCGGCCGATTTGATGTTTCCCTGCGCCACCATATCCCGAATATTATCGATGAAATTGGCGTCGTACCGGCTTTGCGACCGAATCACAAAAAACCGTTCAAAAATCAGGTAGAGGGCGGAAAATAGCAGAAATGCGATGGGAATCATGACCCAGCCACCTTTGGCTACCAAATCAAATAGTTGCAGCGTTTGGGGTTGAGCAGCCGTTGTGGCCGACAAGGAGGTGGCCGTAGTGTCAATAGCCGGAACCTGGAGCAAGAGCATACGAACGAGTCGGGTAAGTGTATGAGGGTAAACCTGTAATCGTTATTGAAACAAACGCACCGGGGCGTATAATGTTGTCAAAGATACGCAAGCCACCTGAAATCGTGTTAGAAAATTAGTCAACGTAGCACTTTCGTTTGACCGGGTTACAACCCGGTCAAACGAAAGCCTCGCCCCCGTAACGATCAGGGTTTTAACAGAATCTTTCCCCGGCGGCCCGGTCGATCCGCATGCTCGACCGCTTCAGTAATTTCATGAAGCGGATACGTAGCTTCCACGGGCATTTGTATTTTACCCGATGTCAGCAGACCAATCACGTTCTGAGCCACGTCCATGCGGGTCTGGCTATCCACCCGACGCATCCAATCCGTAAGCCAGAATCCCTTAACGGTTAACTCTCTAAAAATTAAAAGACCGGCATTCAAAACGGGATCCTGCAAACTCATCAACCCGTAAATGAGCATCTTGCCTCCTCGGGCCAAACACTTGATCGCTTCTGTAGCGGTATGGCCACCAACCGCGTCGAGGATGCAAGCCACGCCAACCCCATCGGTAATCTGCTTGACTCGGGCCGCCAGATTTTCGCTCTCGGTGTTAATCACTTCGGTTAGGCCAAGCGCTTTCAATTCGTCGTTCATCTCATCGCGCCGAACCGTGCCAATTGTTTTAATGCCTCGCATGGCACAAAGCTGAATAACCAGCTTACCAAAGGCCGATCCGGCGGCTGTCAGCATGAGCCAACCGCCTTCGGGCACACCCGAGTCCTGCACCATGGCATAGGCCGTAAACGGGTTGACGAACAACTGGGCAGCCACTTCGTCGGACATGGCATCCGGTACGGGAATCAGGCTCCGGTGGTGTGCAATCGCGTACTCCGACCAGGTACCGATACTGGTGAAGCTAACGCGAATGCCCGTTCTCATCTGAACGCCCTCCCCTACTGCCTCCACAATACCGACGCCCTCAAAACCCGCCCCCGACGGCAACTGAGGCCTAATTCCGTAGAGATTCTGCACGAACATAATATCCGAAGGATTGATCGGCGCGGCTATAACCTTAACCCGAACCTCGTTAGGGCCCGGCTCAGGCGTCGATAACTCGGTAAGCTTCAGAATATCGGTTGGTTTTCCAGTCTGGTCGAATGTGATGCTTTTCATAGCGAAGAAGTAACGAACGAGAATAAAACGAGTCGTTGAGCAGTGGATGAACCAATGAATTTAAGACTCGGTTTGGAATAGGGCCAAAAATATGACTTAATTCGCACAAACTATTCCTAAACCCTGAATCAAGTCGGTAACTAACGAGTGTCGGTCAATCAGAAAACAGACTTTTTCTGTGCACTTCTTTAATTGACTGATGACCGTTAGTCCCCTACGAATGCCTGCTTATGCAAACGTCTCCTTTTCTTGGTGAATTAATTGGCACTATGGTCCTGCTTCTGCTGGGCAACGGGGTAGTAGCCAACGTTGTGCTGAAACAAACAAAAGGTGAATCATCGGGCTGGATTGTCATTACGGCAGGCTGGGCGTTTGCCGTAACAATGGGCGTTTTCGTCGCTAAAGCCTTTGGAAGCGTTGATGCCCACCTGAACCCTGCCGTTACAGTTGCCTTTGCCGTAGCCACAAACGACTTCAGCCACTTGGTGCCTTATATCACGGCGCAACTGATTGGGGCTTTTCTGGGGGCAACGCTGGTTTGGCTTCATTACCTCCCCCACTGGGCCGCCACACCAGATCCGGCCGCCAAACTGGCCTGTTTCGCTACAGGACCAGCCATTCGCCAACCTGGTTCCAACCTCCTGAGTGAAGCCATGGCCACCCTCGTACTGATTTTGGGTCTGGCGGGTATTTCATCCAAGCACCTGGGCGAACTGGCCGTGGGTGTCGGCCCTTATCTGGTTGGTATTTTAGTCTGGAGTGTGGGTCTGTCATTAGGCGGCACCACGGGCTACGCCATGAGCCCCGCCCGCGATTTTAGTCCCCGTCTGGCTCATGCCCTACTGCCCATTACCGGCAAAGGGTCGTCGGACTGGAGTTATGCCTGGGTGCCTGTGGTTGGTTCGCTGGCAGGGGCCACCATTGGTGGGTTATTGATTCGCTGGTTTACGTTGTGATAGCAAGTGGATTAATCGCAGACTCAACTATTATAGCACAACAAAATACTAATTGTTAGTCAGTTATAGCTCAGTGCTCTTTGTGCCTCTGTGGTTATATTTTTTGCCTGGCTACTTACTATTTCTTTCTCTCTTTGCATTTTCAGACTCCTATGCCCTCCTACATAGCCGCCATTGATCAGGGAACGACCAGTACCCGTTGCATTGTGTTTGACCGACAAGGTAAGATTGTCTCCCTGGCTCAAAAAGAGCATAAACAACTGTATCCGCAACCCGGCTGGGTGGAGCACGACCCGGAAGAGATCTGGCGAAATACCCTCGAAGTGATCGCACTGGCCCGTATCAAAGGAAAACTTTCGGTGCAGGATATTGCTGCTGTCGGCATTACCAATCAGCGGGAAACCACCGTTGTCTGGAACCGCCGAACAGGCAAACCTTACTACAATGCCATCGTTTGGCAGGACATGCGCACGGCGGATCTGGTTACGGAATTTTCGGGAAATGGCCACGGGCAGGATCGCTTTCGGGCGCAAACAGGCTTACCGTTGGCCACGTATTTCAGTGGACTAAAGCTCAAATGGCTGCTGGATCACGTGCCGGGTTTGCGGGACGACGCCGAACGGGGCGAAGCGATCTTTGGCAATATGGATACGTTTGTGGTTTGGAATCTGACGGGTGGTGTAACGGGTGGTCTACACCTGACCGATGTTACCAACGCCAGCCGTACGCAGCTTATGAACCTCCAAACGCTTGACTGGGACGATAGCCTGTTGGAAGATTTCACCGTGCCGCGCGCAATGTTGCCCCAAATACGGCCCAGCAGCGAAGTGTACGGAACCGTATCATCGGAAGTACTGCCGGGCGTGCCGATAGCGGGTATTCTGGGCGATCAGCAGGCGGCCCTTGTTGGGCAAACATGCTACGAGCCAGGCCAGGCCAAAAATACCTATGGCACGGGTTGCTTCCTGCTCATGAATACCGGCACCGAACTGCGTACCTCCACATGCGGCCTGCTGACAACGGTGGCCTACCAATTTCGGAACGAACCGGTTCATTACGCGCTAGAAGGTAGCGTGGCCATCACCGGGGCGCTGGTACAGTGGTTACGCGACAATCTGGGTATTATCAAGAAGAGTACAGATATTGAAACCCTGGCCCGTTCGGTCGATGACAATGGGGGCGCTTACTTTGTACCTGCCTTTTCGGGTCTCTACGCTCCGCACTGGAAAGCCGATGCACGGGGCGTTATCGCGGGCCTGACGCGCTTCGTGACTAAAGGTCATCTGGCACGGGCCGTACTGGAAGCAACCGCTTACCAGACTGTTGACGTCGTCCGGGCCATGGAGCAGGACGCGGGTGTATCATTGAAATCCCTGCGTGTTGATGGCGGCATGGTCGTCAATTCATTACTGATGCAATTCCAGGCCGATGTCTTGAATGGGCCTGTGGTTTGTCCACAAATGACAGAAACAACAGCGCTTGGAGCCGCCTACGCTGCGGGCCTCGCCGTAGGGTATTGGCAAAACCTGGATGACCTCCGCCAGAACTGGGGCGTTGCCAAAACATATGAGTCAACGATGGACGATGTTCAGCGTAAAAAACTGATGCGCGGCTGGCAAAAAGCCATTGAGCGGTCCTTTGGTTGGGAGGAATAAAGCAAATGGGGTGGCAGTTTCAAAACTGCCACCCCATTTGCTTTATTCCTCCTTTGGCTTTAGTTCTTCGGCCAGCATCAGACGCGTTTGCGGCAGGCTATGTGGATATTCATCACGGATAAACGCAATCAGCTGCTCGCGCATGTGGCAACGTAAATCAAAAGCCGATGGCGCATCGGGCGCTGATACCAGAACACGGATGACGATGCAGGTAGGTTGTGTATCGGTTACCTGCACGGCAAACGTATCGCCAGTCCAGAGGGGATCGTTTTCAGCCAGCTCCCGCGCCTTCTCCCGAATCTTTTCGACGGGAACGTTATAATCCAGATACAGGAAAATCGTCCCAACAATGGATGCATCGGAGCGGGTCCAGTTTTCAAACGGTGTCTCAACAAAATATGTAATGGGTAAAATAAGCCGTCGTCGATCCCAGATGCGAACAATAACGCTGGTGAGGTTGATTTCTTCGATTCGCCCCCATTCTTTTTCAACCACCACCGCATCGCCCAACCGAATTTGCTGATTGAAAGCAATTTGAATACCCGCCATCAGGTTGGCCAGCGTTTTCTGGGCGGCAAAACCGATTAATACCGAGACGACCCCAGCCGACGTCAATACGCTTAGCCCTACTTTCCGACTCCCCTGAAAGGAAATCAACAGCAGTGATGCACTGATAATGACAATACCTGCGGCCAGCACCCGGCGAAAAAAGCGAACCTGTGTGACGAATTTACGGTGCGATAAATTAACATCCTGCACCGTATCGTATTGCCGGACAAGGAGCAATTCGCCTACTTTTAGCAGTTGAATGACCAGCCAGGTACTGGTAATGAGAAACAATACTTCTGCCGTTTTATCGGCTACGGGATGCCGACGTATAAACCGCGCCGATTGGACATTGGTCGCCAGTAGAAAGAACAGAGAAGGCACAAAAACCCAGAACGCCCACCGCACATACACCTTAAGATAACCCAGCGTTTGAAACGGCCGGCGCCGAACAATAAATCGGATGACCTGGGTAATAACCAGATCGACCAGCAGGCCCAGCAGTATAGCTATGGTGAGTAGTACCCAACCCGATAAATCGCGGTTTGGAACATAGCCACACCAGCGGACTATGGCTCGTATCCAGGTATCAAATTGTTGTAGCATATCGATTACTGACAAAAGTAAGGCCTACAAGGTTGAAAAACCTCATAGGCCCACTTGTCCAATTACCAAAAACTACCCCGCTACTAGGCCAGCAGTGGCTTAACTACTTGGCCATGTACGTCCGTTAACCGGTACCGGCGACCCTGGCTTTTAAAGGTCAGTTTCTCGTGGTCCACGCCCAGAAGGTGCAGAATAGTTGCCTGAAAATCATGAACATGAACAGGATCACGGACGACATTGTAACCAAAATCATCGGTTTCACCGTATACCATACCTTTTTTGACCCCGGCACCGGCCATCCAGACGGAGAAGGCACGGGGATGATGATCACGGCCGTAGTTATCGCGGGTAAGTTTTCCCTGTGAGTAGGCGCCACGGCCAAACTCACCGCCCCAGATCACGAGCGTGTCGTCAAGCAAACCGCGCTGCTTGAGGTCCATGATCAGGGCCGCCGATGGCTGGTCGACACTCTTTGCCTGCGTCTTAATATCGTTCGGTAAATTGCCGTGCTGATCCCATCCCTG
It encodes:
- a CDS encoding zinc-dependent alcohol dehydrogenase family protein, which codes for MKSITFDQTGKPTDILKLTELSTPEPGPNEVRVKVIAAPINPSDIMFVQNLYGIRPQLPSGAGFEGVGIVEAVGEGVQMRTGIRVSFTSIGTWSEYAIAHHRSLIPVPDAMSDEVAAQLFVNPFTAYAMVQDSGVPEGGWLMLTAAGSAFGKLVIQLCAMRGIKTIGTVRRDEMNDELKALGLTEVINTESENLAARVKQITDGVGVACILDAVGGHTATEAIKCLARGGKMLIYGLMSLQDPVLNAGLLIFRELTVKGFWLTDWMRRVDSQTRMDVAQNVIGLLTSGKIQMPVEATYPLHEITEAVEHADRPGRRGKILLKP
- the nuoK gene encoding NADH-quinone oxidoreductase subunit NuoK, with the translated sequence MQPTQDVLIPEVIQQIPLTYYLILSTALFVIGIIGVLTRRNAIIIFMSIELMLNAVNLLLIAFSSYRSDSSGQVFVFFIMAVAAAEVSVGLAIIVMIYRNTRSIDVGLLNKLKW
- a CDS encoding 3'-5' exonuclease, giving the protein MTHQLVLRKPLAFFDLETTGINIAKDRIIDICIIKALPGGEVIVKNQRVHPGMPIPLESSLIHGIYDDDVQDAPPFKAVARTLAQFLDGCDLAGFNCNRFDVPLLVEEFLRANVDFDMKNRRMVDSQRIFHLMEPRNLSAAYRFYCNKELVGAHGAEADTIATLEVLDAQVQRYMGMVAKSDSGQDVVFENDIDMLHSLTANKNIDLAGRMIINEKGEEVFNFGKHKGAPVLEVLKKEPSFYDWILKGDFPLDTKRRLTEIRLRMFSNAKR
- a CDS encoding MotA/TolQ/ExbB proton channel family protein, with the protein product MLLLQVPAIDTTATSLSATTAAQPQTLQLFDLVAKGGWVMIPIAFLLFSALYLIFERFFVIRSQSRYDANFIDNIRDMVAQGNIKSAESFAKNQRTAMGRVFEKAIGRIGSPIREIESTIETVGQIELSRLERNMGYLGVIAGIAPMLGFIGTISGIIRIFYDISLSDNISVGIIAGGLYEKMITSGSGLIVGVIAYTGYHLLNMMIERFTLALEVNAFEFIEVLQKPTNEPARMR
- the glpK gene encoding glycerol kinase GlpK, which translates into the protein MPSYIAAIDQGTTSTRCIVFDRQGKIVSLAQKEHKQLYPQPGWVEHDPEEIWRNTLEVIALARIKGKLSVQDIAAVGITNQRETTVVWNRRTGKPYYNAIVWQDMRTADLVTEFSGNGHGQDRFRAQTGLPLATYFSGLKLKWLLDHVPGLRDDAERGEAIFGNMDTFVVWNLTGGVTGGLHLTDVTNASRTQLMNLQTLDWDDSLLEDFTVPRAMLPQIRPSSEVYGTVSSEVLPGVPIAGILGDQQAALVGQTCYEPGQAKNTYGTGCFLLMNTGTELRTSTCGLLTTVAYQFRNEPVHYALEGSVAITGALVQWLRDNLGIIKKSTDIETLARSVDDNGGAYFVPAFSGLYAPHWKADARGVIAGLTRFVTKGHLARAVLEATAYQTVDVVRAMEQDAGVSLKSLRVDGGMVVNSLLMQFQADVLNGPVVCPQMTETTALGAAYAAGLAVGYWQNLDDLRQNWGVAKTYESTMDDVQRKKLMRGWQKAIERSFGWEE
- a CDS encoding ExbD/TolR family protein — translated: MKLRRKNKFAAEVATSSLNDIMFFLLLFFLIISTVANPNVIKLLLPKAASTQQLSKKQVTLSVDADKKYYIDKKPVDPANLENELKTMMVGIAEPTVVVRFDKTLTVQDLVDVLQTGAKLNIKMVMATSK
- a CDS encoding mechanosensitive ion channel family protein; the protein is MLQQFDTWIRAIVRWCGYVPNRDLSGWVLLTIAILLGLLVDLVITQVIRFIVRRRPFQTLGYLKVYVRWAFWVFVPSLFFLLATNVQSARFIRRHPVADKTAEVLFLITSTWLVIQLLKVGELLLVRQYDTVQDVNLSHRKFVTQVRFFRRVLAAGIVIISASLLLISFQGSRKVGLSVLTSAGVVSVLIGFAAQKTLANLMAGIQIAFNQQIRLGDAVVVEKEWGRIEEINLTSVIVRIWDRRRLILPITYFVETPFENWTRSDASIVGTIFLYLDYNVPVEKIREKARELAENDPLWTGDTFAVQVTDTQPTCIVIRVLVSAPDAPSAFDLRCHMREQLIAFIRDEYPHSLPQTRLMLAEELKPKEE
- a CDS encoding MIP/aquaporin family protein encodes the protein MQTSPFLGELIGTMVLLLLGNGVVANVVLKQTKGESSGWIVITAGWAFAVTMGVFVAKAFGSVDAHLNPAVTVAFAVATNDFSHLVPYITAQLIGAFLGATLVWLHYLPHWAATPDPAAKLACFATGPAIRQPGSNLLSEAMATLVLILGLAGISSKHLGELAVGVGPYLVGILVWSVGLSLGGTTGYAMSPARDFSPRLAHALLPITGKGSSDWSYAWVPVVGSLAGATIGGLLIRWFTL